The Thioalbus denitrificans genome includes a window with the following:
- a CDS encoding TorD/DmsD family molecular chaperone gives MTRTQTVRKTRPSGAGEEERLAECRAQAALYGLVGRCLEEEVDEALLGLLRGTLAGPLAAVGLTLDAELLQAPAVPLLEALAEEYTVLFVAPGGVSPFASVFETGCMFREPADRAMAAYRAAGWDWQRRQSGEFPDHVGTLLAFVGVLAGAEAEALERADTDAATRWRQQRESFLLEEIGPWVPGWCRRAAAAAMQPFYRQLLGFSGQLLWTDLAAVAERRQLRALAELNRREPKKLDYNADFRKASGL, from the coding sequence ATGACCCGGACACAGACGGTGCGGAAGACCCGGCCCTCCGGGGCCGGGGAGGAGGAGCGGCTGGCCGAGTGCCGGGCCCAGGCCGCGCTCTATGGGCTGGTGGGCCGCTGCCTGGAGGAGGAGGTGGACGAGGCGCTGCTGGGACTGCTGCGGGGCACCCTCGCCGGGCCTCTGGCCGCGGTCGGCCTGACCCTGGATGCCGAGCTGCTGCAGGCCCCGGCCGTGCCGCTGCTGGAGGCGCTGGCGGAGGAGTACACGGTGCTGTTCGTGGCGCCGGGAGGCGTGAGCCCGTTCGCCTCGGTGTTCGAGACCGGGTGCATGTTCCGCGAGCCGGCCGACCGGGCCATGGCGGCCTACCGGGCCGCGGGCTGGGACTGGCAGCGCCGCCAGAGCGGCGAGTTTCCGGACCACGTGGGCACCCTGCTGGCCTTCGTGGGGGTGCTGGCCGGGGCCGAGGCCGAGGCCCTGGAGCGGGCGGATACGGACGCGGCGACGCGCTGGCGGCAGCAGCGTGAGTCATTCCTGCTGGAGGAGATCGGCCCCTGGGTGCCGGGCTGGTGCCGGCGGGCCGCCGCTGCCGCCATGCAGCCCTTCTACCGGCAGCTGCTCGGCTTCAGCGGGCAACTCCTGTGGACGGATCTCGCGGCGGTCGCCGAGCGCCGCCAACTGCGGGCACTGGCCGAGCTGAACCGGCGCGAGCCGAAGAAGCTCGACTACAACGCGGATTTCCGCAAAGCCTCGGGGCTGTGA
- a CDS encoding molybdopterin-dependent oxidoreductase — translation MSDFGHINRRDFIKLGTAVGAAAGTFALGSRRLVAMEQSLGGQDFSATTGAERQAVPYTCLACNIEDGGVAYVENGRIVKLEGNMDHPNTRGKLCAKGNSGFLHVYDPDRIMTPLLRTGKRGEGKWKRISYDEATTLLGQKLREVIERAEREHDPAIRNEIVFKWGRNRTGGAVKRFMHALGSSAMLNHTNICESSKKVGLEPSWGPDIESCDWANTKYILNFGSNILETAYFMNPNAQRLVDGVVGNKAKLVSFDVRMSNTSGFADEAFYPYPGTDAAIALAMAHVIMNEGLHDADFVEHWTNVSAAELIAHLKPYTPEFAEEESGVPAAAIRRIAREFATTKPATTFSYRGPCKHLWGAYQEAAIHMLNVITGNVEKRGGYCLPRGMGWPQPEPVPPQPEAASNIAAPPDYPLASHHVSTHAPYMIMKGEAKVSVWMTYYDNPVYTYPSSHVWKHFLSDESQVPFLVSFSPYMSETTELSDLIIPDVTYLERHDPESMPSGLYPCLSIRQPVVKPLGGTQEFRQTLIDVARKVDPDGDLGVRRYFAFETVEAWMRAHLDNIPGLKEAGGWDYMKAKGVWPVYGKVDPGTARIVDKNGDEVEPEYGLHTKELSPAEMAAAEVDADGTIRKDGHAIGVQVNGRNCVGFGTPSRRIEIYKEGFRKYGFNPLPVYKRLPSRDKKPSEMVLVTYKVNVHTQSRTASIKYLAELYHKNPAWIGPKAAAARGIGDGDLIRITSPLGYLVTRAHVTEGIHPEVIAVSTACGHAAYGRLAQLRNREQAAEWAQGGDPDITNNVWWNDKGVHPNPIIRLAVDPIGGSQGWFDTVVSVSKAEAGDQYGDVKASVEQSLKDYEETLRYAYTGDLHRANHQEVDVDWDNLPRPELHGGSH, via the coding sequence ATGAGTGACTTCGGACACATCAACCGCCGTGACTTCATCAAGCTCGGCACGGCCGTCGGCGCGGCGGCAGGCACCTTCGCCCTGGGCAGCCGCCGGCTCGTGGCCATGGAGCAGTCCCTCGGCGGACAGGATTTCTCGGCCACCACCGGCGCCGAGCGCCAGGCGGTGCCCTACACCTGCCTGGCGTGCAACATCGAGGACGGCGGCGTGGCCTACGTGGAGAACGGCCGCATCGTCAAGCTCGAGGGCAACATGGACCACCCCAACACCCGCGGCAAGCTGTGCGCCAAGGGCAACTCGGGCTTCCTCCACGTCTACGATCCGGACCGCATCATGACCCCGCTGCTGCGCACCGGGAAACGCGGCGAGGGCAAGTGGAAGCGCATCTCCTACGACGAGGCCACCACCCTGCTGGGGCAGAAGCTGCGCGAGGTGATCGAGCGGGCCGAGCGCGAGCACGACCCGGCCATCCGCAACGAGATCGTCTTCAAGTGGGGCCGCAACCGCACCGGCGGCGCGGTGAAGCGCTTCATGCACGCGCTCGGCTCCAGCGCCATGCTCAACCACACCAACATCTGCGAGTCCTCCAAGAAGGTGGGGCTGGAGCCCTCCTGGGGGCCGGACATCGAGTCCTGCGACTGGGCCAACACCAAGTACATCCTCAACTTCGGCTCCAACATCCTGGAGACCGCCTATTTCATGAATCCCAACGCCCAGCGCCTGGTGGACGGCGTGGTGGGCAACAAGGCCAAGCTGGTCAGCTTCGACGTGCGCATGTCCAACACCTCGGGCTTCGCCGACGAGGCCTTCTACCCCTACCCGGGCACCGACGCGGCCATCGCGCTGGCCATGGCCCATGTGATCATGAACGAGGGGCTCCATGACGCCGACTTCGTCGAGCACTGGACCAACGTCTCGGCGGCCGAGCTCATCGCGCACCTGAAGCCCTACACGCCGGAGTTCGCCGAGGAGGAGTCGGGCGTGCCGGCCGCCGCCATCCGCCGCATCGCCCGCGAGTTCGCCACCACCAAGCCGGCCACCACCTTCTCCTACCGCGGGCCCTGCAAGCATCTCTGGGGCGCCTACCAGGAGGCGGCCATCCACATGCTCAACGTCATCACCGGCAACGTGGAGAAGCGCGGCGGCTACTGCCTGCCGCGGGGCATGGGCTGGCCGCAGCCCGAGCCGGTGCCGCCGCAGCCGGAGGCGGCCAGCAACATCGCCGCCCCGCCGGACTACCCGCTGGCCTCCCACCACGTCTCCACCCACGCCCCCTACATGATCATGAAGGGCGAGGCGAAGGTGTCGGTGTGGATGACCTACTACGACAATCCGGTCTACACCTACCCCTCCAGCCATGTCTGGAAGCACTTCCTGAGCGACGAGTCGCAGGTGCCCTTCCTGGTCTCCTTCAGCCCCTACATGTCCGAGACCACCGAGCTCTCCGATTTGATCATCCCGGATGTCACCTACCTGGAGCGCCACGATCCGGAGTCGATGCCGAGCGGCCTCTATCCCTGCCTCTCCATCCGCCAGCCGGTGGTGAAGCCCCTCGGCGGGACCCAGGAGTTCCGCCAGACGCTCATCGACGTGGCCCGCAAGGTGGACCCGGACGGGGACCTCGGCGTGCGCAGGTACTTCGCCTTCGAGACGGTGGAGGCGTGGATGCGCGCCCACCTCGACAACATCCCCGGCCTGAAGGAGGCGGGCGGCTGGGATTACATGAAGGCCAAGGGGGTGTGGCCCGTCTACGGCAAGGTGGACCCCGGTACGGCCCGCATCGTGGACAAGAACGGCGACGAGGTGGAGCCGGAGTACGGCCTCCACACCAAGGAGCTCTCGCCCGCGGAGATGGCCGCCGCCGAGGTGGACGCCGACGGCACCATCCGCAAGGACGGGCACGCCATCGGCGTGCAGGTGAACGGGCGCAACTGCGTGGGCTTCGGCACCCCCTCGCGGCGCATCGAGATCTACAAGGAGGGGTTCAGGAAGTACGGCTTCAACCCGCTGCCGGTCTACAAGCGGCTGCCCTCCCGCGACAAGAAGCCGAGCGAGATGGTGCTGGTCACCTACAAGGTGAACGTGCACACCCAGAGCCGCACCGCCTCCATCAAGTACCTGGCCGAGCTCTATCACAAGAACCCGGCCTGGATCGGGCCGAAGGCCGCGGCGGCAAGGGGCATCGGCGACGGGGATCTGATCCGCATCACCTCGCCGCTGGGCTACCTCGTCACCCGCGCCCACGTGACCGAGGGCATCCATCCCGAGGTCATCGCCGTCTCCACCGCCTGCGGCCACGCCGCCTACGGCCGGCTGGCCCAGCTCAGGAACCGGGAGCAGGCCGCCGAGTGGGCCCAGGGCGGTGACCCGGACATCACCAACAACGTCTGGTGGAACGACAAGGGGGTTCACCCGAACCCCATCATCCGCCTGGCGGTGGACCCCATCGGCGGCTCCCAGGGCTGGTTCGACACGGTGGTGAGCGTGAGCAAGGCCGAGGCGGGCGATCAGTACGGCGACGTGAAGGCCAGCGTGGAGCAGTCCCTGAAGGACTACGAGGAGACCCTGCGCTACGCCTACACCGGCGACCTGCACCGGGCCAACCACCAGGAGGTGGATGTGGACTGGGACAACCTTCCCAGGCCCGAGCTGCATGGCGGCAGCCACTGA
- the nrfD gene encoding NrfD/PsrC family molybdoenzyme membrane anchor subunit, translating into MFEFMEYNIAPWGHEIPVYFFLIGTAAMVFVYAAAPAVFGNVFGGVARSMEPFQRLGMVISLVLLAVCGPLLIMDLGQPGRFLYPIIHFHWTSPLSWGSLFLPLFGVCILGFLYGLLKNQAGLMRLTGILGALLALSMPLYTGLDLMVNQARELWSNPTIPLLFVILSISSGTAVVAVVQLARGQMNAQTVEFLHAFLYLALAVTLALFLAEWVVLMYGSEEQQQAWQIINTSFGLEYWGLTFVVGILAPLAIVATPRLGRNPALLTLAAVLAAVGAYTFRAVFIHAGQLTQIYY; encoded by the coding sequence ATGTTCGAGTTCATGGAATACAACATCGCCCCCTGGGGGCACGAGATTCCCGTCTACTTCTTTCTGATCGGCACCGCGGCCATGGTGTTCGTCTATGCGGCGGCGCCGGCGGTGTTCGGCAATGTCTTCGGCGGTGTGGCCCGTTCCATGGAGCCGTTCCAGCGGCTGGGGATGGTGATCAGCCTCGTTCTGCTCGCCGTCTGCGGACCGCTGCTGATCATGGATCTCGGCCAGCCGGGGCGCTTCCTCTACCCCATCATCCACTTCCACTGGACCTCGCCGCTGTCCTGGGGCTCGCTGTTCCTGCCCCTGTTCGGCGTCTGCATCCTCGGCTTCCTGTACGGATTGCTGAAGAACCAGGCGGGGCTGATGCGCCTGACCGGCATCCTGGGCGCCCTGCTGGCGCTCTCCATGCCTCTCTACACGGGCCTCGACCTGATGGTCAACCAGGCCCGCGAACTGTGGAGCAATCCCACCATTCCGCTGCTGTTCGTGATCCTCTCCATCAGCTCGGGCACGGCGGTGGTGGCGGTGGTGCAGCTCGCGCGCGGGCAGATGAACGCGCAGACCGTGGAGTTCCTGCACGCCTTCCTCTACCTGGCGCTGGCGGTGACCCTGGCGCTGTTCCTCGCCGAGTGGGTGGTGCTGATGTACGGGTCGGAGGAGCAGCAGCAGGCGTGGCAGATTATCAACACCAGCTTCGGACTGGAGTACTGGGGGCTGACCTTCGTGGTGGGGATCCTGGCGCCGCTCGCCATCGTGGCGACGCCACGGCTGGGTCGCAACCCGGCCCTGCTCACCCTGGCGGCGGTGCTGGCGGCGGTGGGGGCCTACACCTTCCGCGCGGTGTTCATCCACGCCGGCCAGCTGACCCAGATCTACTACTGA
- a CDS encoding 4Fe-4S dicluster domain-containing protein, translated as MPVGLQAPPSLGMPGKKRWAMVIDLRRCIGCMACVCADKAEYDVPLGVWRTIVKVKDTGRFPNTKRHFMPRLCNHCDNPPCVRNCPTEATYKHEDGFVLQRYERCIACRTCIAACPYNARHVLPGNRDRVKIGGVVDKCTFCQHRVEEGLLPACVQTCLGRSRIFGDLNDPDSEVSRLVAQHQVVVLKPEKGTAPQVYYIKPERVMTEQVFSAPESYAARSDAEAFYRHNRGSKFFSGVL; from the coding sequence ATGCCTGTGGGTCTCCAGGCGCCGCCGTCCTTGGGCATGCCCGGCAAGAAGCGCTGGGCCATGGTCATCGACCTGCGACGCTGCATCGGCTGCATGGCCTGTGTCTGTGCCGACAAGGCCGAATACGACGTGCCCCTCGGAGTCTGGCGCACCATCGTCAAGGTGAAGGACACGGGGCGTTTCCCCAACACCAAGCGCCACTTCATGCCGCGGCTGTGCAACCACTGCGACAACCCGCCGTGCGTGCGCAACTGCCCCACCGAGGCCACCTACAAGCACGAGGACGGCTTCGTGCTGCAGCGCTACGAGCGCTGCATCGCCTGCCGTACCTGCATCGCCGCCTGCCCCTACAACGCCCGTCACGTGCTGCCGGGCAACCGGGACCGGGTGAAGATCGGCGGCGTGGTGGACAAGTGCACCTTCTGCCAGCACCGGGTGGAGGAGGGGCTGCTGCCCGCCTGCGTGCAGACCTGCCTCGGCCGCTCGCGCATCTTCGGCGATCTCAACGATCCCGACAGCGAGGTATCGCGCCTGGTCGCCCAGCACCAGGTGGTGGTGCTCAAGCCCGAGAAGGGCACCGCGCCCCAGGTCTACTACATCAAGCCGGAGCGGGTGATGACCGAGCAGGTCTTCAGTGCGCCGGAGTCCTATGCGGCGCGGTCCGACGCGGAAGCCTTCTACCGCCACAACCGCGGCAGCAAGTTCTTCTCCGGCGTGCTCTGA
- a CDS encoding archease — protein MANYSFSEDPNGGVGMEIVARDHTGMFDAAAAALCLFMWEQEGVEEREEIPLAWYGFDIPTTVVGLLSELLYRMEVDGYVFKRFVTGSLEEVDELDERHRKRQLKITGVAYGERYDPARHRQRFPVQAVLLPRLKVCALDDGRVRLYCVLDA, from the coding sequence ATGGCGAACTACAGCTTCAGCGAGGACCCCAACGGCGGCGTGGGCATGGAGATCGTCGCCCGTGATCACACCGGGATGTTCGACGCCGCCGCCGCGGCCCTGTGCCTGTTCATGTGGGAGCAGGAGGGGGTGGAGGAGCGCGAGGAGATTCCCCTGGCCTGGTACGGCTTCGATATTCCCACCACCGTGGTGGGACTGCTCTCGGAGCTGCTCTACCGCATGGAGGTGGACGGCTACGTGTTCAAGCGCTTCGTCACCGGCTCCCTGGAGGAGGTGGACGAGCTGGACGAGCGCCACCGCAAGCGGCAGCTGAAGATCACCGGCGTGGCCTACGGCGAGCGGTACGACCCGGCCCGCCATCGGCAGCGCTTTCCCGTCCAGGCGGTGCTGCTGCCGCGGCTCAAGGTGTGCGCGCTCGATGACGGCCGGGTGCGCCTCTACTGCGTGCTGGATGCCTGA
- the moaA gene encoding GTP 3',8-cyclase MoaA, whose translation MAAERLTDRFGRGIDYLRLSVTDRCDLRCAYCRPPGRTDYHEPADWLGFGELERIVAAFARLGVRRVRLTGGEPLLRRDLPRLAERLAALPGIGDLSLSTNAIRLAPMAARLREAGVGRVNISLDTLEPGRYREVTGGGDLARVLAGIEAARTAGMAPIRINTVVMRGVNDGEIPSLVAYCMERNLTLRLIETMPVGDGGRAAAGRFLALDTVRRRILGHLPLVPDIAPGGGPARYYRIDGTDARIGFITPLSQHFCATCNRVRLDVTGNLLLCLGQEHSYPLGRLLRAGVSDAGLEEALRAAMALKPERHEFREQPAKVLRRMSMTGG comes from the coding sequence ATGGCCGCAGAGAGACTCACGGATCGCTTTGGCCGCGGCATCGATTACCTGCGGCTGTCGGTCACCGACCGCTGTGATCTCCGCTGCGCCTATTGTCGTCCCCCGGGCCGGACGGATTACCACGAACCGGCGGACTGGCTCGGATTCGGGGAGCTGGAACGCATCGTGGCGGCTTTTGCCCGCCTGGGGGTGCGGCGCGTTCGGCTCACCGGCGGCGAGCCGCTGCTGCGCCGCGATCTGCCCCGGCTGGCGGAACGGCTGGCCGCTCTCCCGGGCATCGGGGACCTGTCCCTCAGCACCAACGCCATCCGGCTGGCGCCCATGGCGGCACGGCTGCGGGAGGCGGGAGTCGGGCGCGTCAACATCAGCCTCGATACCCTCGAGCCCGGACGTTACCGGGAGGTAACGGGCGGCGGGGACCTGGCGCGGGTCCTGGCGGGGATCGAGGCGGCCCGGACCGCCGGGATGGCCCCCATCCGCATCAACACCGTGGTGATGCGGGGCGTCAACGATGGGGAAATCCCCTCCCTGGTGGCCTACTGCATGGAACGGAACCTGACCCTGCGTCTCATCGAGACCATGCCCGTGGGTGACGGGGGGCGCGCCGCGGCCGGACGCTTCCTGGCCCTGGATACGGTGCGCCGGCGGATACTTGGGCATCTCCCGCTGGTTCCGGACATCGCTCCCGGGGGCGGTCCCGCCCGCTACTACCGCATCGACGGCACCGATGCCCGCATCGGCTTCATCACCCCGCTGTCGCAGCACTTCTGCGCCACCTGCAACCGGGTCCGCCTCGACGTGACGGGCAACCTCCTGCTGTGCCTGGGGCAGGAGCACAGCTATCCCCTCGGCCGGCTGCTCCGCGCCGGCGTGTCCGACGCCGGGCTGGAGGAGGCGTTGCGGGCGGCGATGGCCCTCAAGCCGGAGCGCCACGAATTCCGCGAGCAGCCCGCGAAGGTGCTGCGCCGGATGTCCATGACGGGCGGCTGA
- a CDS encoding cation:proton antiporter produces MELHLTPVLALLAVLGMGAQWLGWRLHMPAIVMLTLAGLLAGPVTGWIRPSADLGAALEPIIKLSVAAILFEGGLSLRLHELRQAAAGVRRLITLGVVFSLLLGALAAHYVGGLAWPVALVFGAIIVVTGPTVIIPLLRQARLKRRPASYLKWEGIVNDPTGAILAVLAFEYFVQAESGGLSHILLRLGLGLAVACALGGGVAWLLGWAYRRGAVPEYLKGPLALAAAFAVYALANGVLEEAGLLAATLLGVVLGNLNLPSIEEIRRFKEYIAILLVSAVFLLLTADLDPAILQKLDWRSAALLAAVLLLVRPLAIYAATVGAGMDPRERLLVAWVAPRGVVAAAVAGVFGPALEAQGYPGAELLLPLVFALILLTVVVHGFSLPWVARRLELSAKSRNGVLIVGANPWTTGLARVLNEQEVPVILVDSSWHRLRTPRLEGIRVFYGELLSEQAEQSLEFNEVGTLLAATDNDAYNALVCSRYAAELGRNRVFQLPPPGVEERESRQVARSARGLYAMAEVALYEELLAHWYRGWSFQKTRLSESFDFEACRAACPAEAIMVLLIKESGAVRFSAVDEPLKPDAGDLVVWFGPRQEKAVRGERLEEAANGDGAPAPGDEPAPS; encoded by the coding sequence ATGGAACTGCACCTGACGCCGGTCCTGGCGCTGCTCGCGGTCCTGGGGATGGGCGCCCAGTGGCTGGGCTGGCGCCTGCACATGCCGGCCATCGTGATGCTGACCCTGGCCGGCCTGCTGGCCGGCCCGGTGACCGGCTGGATCCGTCCCAGCGCCGACCTGGGCGCGGCGCTGGAGCCCATCATCAAGCTGAGCGTGGCCGCCATCCTGTTCGAGGGCGGCCTGTCCCTGCGCCTGCACGAGCTGCGCCAGGCCGCCGCCGGGGTGCGCCGGCTCATCACCCTGGGCGTGGTCTTCAGCCTGCTGCTCGGCGCCCTGGCGGCCCACTACGTCGGCGGCCTCGCCTGGCCGGTGGCGCTGGTCTTCGGCGCCATCATCGTGGTCACCGGACCCACCGTCATCATTCCCCTGCTGCGCCAGGCCCGGCTCAAGCGCCGCCCCGCCTCCTACCTGAAGTGGGAGGGGATCGTGAACGATCCCACCGGCGCCATCCTCGCGGTGCTCGCCTTCGAGTATTTCGTCCAGGCGGAGTCCGGGGGGCTCTCCCACATCCTGCTGCGGCTCGGCCTGGGGCTCGCCGTGGCCTGCGCCCTGGGCGGCGGGGTGGCGTGGCTGCTGGGCTGGGCCTACCGCCGCGGCGCGGTGCCGGAGTACCTGAAGGGGCCGCTCGCCCTGGCGGCGGCCTTCGCCGTCTACGCCCTGGCCAACGGGGTGCTGGAGGAGGCGGGCCTGCTGGCCGCCACCCTGCTCGGGGTGGTGCTCGGCAACCTCAACCTGCCGAGCATCGAGGAGATCCGCCGGTTCAAGGAGTACATCGCCATCCTGCTGGTCTCGGCGGTGTTCCTGCTGCTCACCGCCGATCTCGATCCCGCCATCCTGCAGAAGCTCGACTGGCGCAGCGCCGCGCTGCTGGCGGCGGTGCTGCTGCTGGTGCGTCCGCTCGCCATCTACGCCGCCACCGTGGGCGCCGGCATGGACCCGCGCGAGCGGCTGCTGGTGGCCTGGGTGGCCCCCCGGGGCGTGGTGGCCGCGGCGGTGGCCGGCGTCTTCGGCCCGGCCCTGGAGGCCCAGGGCTACCCGGGCGCGGAGCTACTGCTGCCGCTGGTGTTCGCCCTCATCCTGCTCACCGTGGTGGTGCACGGCTTCAGCCTGCCCTGGGTGGCCCGGCGGCTGGAGTTGAGCGCGAAGTCCCGCAACGGGGTGCTCATCGTGGGCGCCAACCCCTGGACCACCGGGCTGGCGCGGGTGCTCAATGAGCAGGAGGTGCCGGTGATCCTGGTGGACAGCTCCTGGCACCGCCTGCGCACCCCGCGCCTGGAGGGTATCCGGGTCTTCTACGGCGAGCTGCTCTCCGAGCAGGCCGAGCAGTCGCTCGAGTTCAACGAGGTGGGCACCCTGCTGGCGGCCACCGACAACGACGCCTACAACGCCCTGGTCTGCAGCCGCTATGCCGCCGAGCTGGGGCGCAACCGGGTGTTCCAGCTGCCGCCCCCGGGGGTGGAGGAGCGCGAGTCGCGCCAGGTGGCGCGCAGCGCCCGCGGCCTCTACGCCATGGCGGAGGTGGCGCTCTACGAGGAGCTGCTGGCCCACTGGTACCGGGGCTGGTCCTTCCAGAAGACCCGGCTCAGCGAGAGCTTCGACTTCGAGGCGTGCCGGGCGGCGTGTCCCGCCGAGGCCATCATGGTGCTACTCATCAAGGAGAGCGGCGCGGTGCGCTTCAGCGCCGTGGATGAACCCCTCAAGCCGGATGCCGGCGACCTGGTGGTGTGGTTCGGTCCGCGCCAGGAGAAGGCGGTGCGGGGCGAGCGGCTCGAGGAGGCCGCCAACGGTGACGGGGCGCCGGCCCCCGGTGACGAGCCCGCCCCCTCCTAG
- a CDS encoding DMT family transporter, with protein MSIPAAYIGVILIWSTTPLAIKWSGEGPGWLFGVSARMALGALACLALVVLLRQRLPFDRGARRTYLAVGLGIFGGMLSVYWAAQFIPSGWISVLFGLNPMVTAVLAAFWLGERSLTPVKLAGMAAGLAGLAIIFARGATAGPGAVWGIAVVCLAVLAHATSAVWVKRLGSGVPALAQTAGGVSVAALLFVLVALVSGHAWPTALPRRALLSIAYLALMGSVVGFICYYYVLKHVEAAKVALVTLITPVLALFLGAGLNGEPVGPEVLAGTGLILAGLALHQWGGLAARRSRRLLRRAEARMIEANETAVKETDRLS; from the coding sequence GTGTCCATTCCGGCCGCCTACATCGGCGTGATCCTCATCTGGTCCACCACCCCGCTCGCCATCAAGTGGAGCGGCGAGGGGCCCGGGTGGCTGTTCGGCGTCAGCGCGCGCATGGCGCTCGGCGCCCTCGCCTGCCTGGCGCTGGTGGTCCTGCTGCGCCAGCGCCTGCCGTTCGATCGCGGCGCCCGGCGCACCTACCTCGCGGTGGGGCTGGGCATCTTCGGCGGCATGCTCTCGGTCTACTGGGCCGCCCAGTTCATCCCCTCGGGCTGGATCTCGGTGCTGTTCGGCCTCAACCCCATGGTGACCGCCGTGCTGGCGGCGTTCTGGCTGGGCGAGCGCAGCCTGACGCCGGTGAAGCTGGCGGGCATGGCGGCCGGCCTGGCGGGGCTCGCCATCATCTTCGCCCGCGGCGCCACGGCCGGACCGGGGGCGGTGTGGGGCATCGCGGTGGTGTGCCTGGCGGTGCTCGCCCACGCCACCAGCGCCGTGTGGGTCAAGCGCCTCGGCAGCGGCGTCCCGGCCCTGGCCCAGACCGCCGGCGGGGTGAGCGTCGCGGCGCTCCTGTTCGTCCTGGTGGCGCTGGTCTCCGGCCACGCCTGGCCGACGGCCCTGCCGCGGCGGGCGCTGCTCTCCATCGCCTACCTGGCGCTGATGGGCTCGGTGGTGGGCTTCATCTGCTACTACTACGTGCTCAAGCACGTGGAGGCGGCCAAGGTGGCGCTGGTGACCCTGATCACCCCGGTGCTGGCCCTGTTCCTCGGCGCCGGCCTGAACGGCGAGCCGGTGGGGCCGGAGGTGCTCGCCGGCACGGGGCTGATCCTGGCCGGGCTGGCCCTGCACCAGTGGGGCGGGCTGGCGGCGCGCCGGTCCCGCCGCTTGCTCCGGCGGGCCGAAGCCCGGATGATTGAGGCAAACGAAACGGCCGTGAAGGAGACCGACCGCCTCTCCTGA